In Terriglobales bacterium, the genomic window CGCGGGCGTTCTTCAAGGCACTCCTGCCGCTGGTGGCGGGGCACGCGCGCGACGAGATGGTGGTCTGCCCGCCCTTCGTCTGCCTGGCAGCCGCGGCGGAGGAGGCTCGGGGCTCGAATGTGGCGGTGGGAGCGCAGAACCTCTTCTGGGAGAAAGAGGGCGCGTACACCGGCGAGGTCTCGGCGGGGATGCTGGTGGCGGCGGGATGCAGCCACGTGATCCTGGGGCACAGCGAGCGGCGGCAGTACTTCGCGGAGTCGGACGACGTAGTGAATCGCAAGCTGAAGCTGGCGCTGGAGGCGGGGTTGGCCCCCATCGTATGCGTGGGCGAGGTACTGGAGGAGCGGGAGGCGGGCATCACCGACGACGTGCTCAGGCGGCAATGCGCGGTGGGCTTTCGCGGGCTCTCCGCCAGGAAAGCGGGGAAGATGAGCGTGGCCTACGAGCCGGTGTGGGCCATCGGAACGGGCAAGACCGCGACTCCGGAGATCGCGGCGGCGGCCCACGAGGTCATCCGGGCGGAGGCGGCGAAGTCGTTCGGCAAGGAGTTCGCCGAGCAGTTGCGCATCCTCTATGGCGGGAGCGTGAAGCCGGAGAACTCCACTGCGCTGATGGCGGAGGCGGAGATCGACGGGGCGCTGGTGGGCGGAGCCAGCCTGGACGCGGTCTCGTTCGCCAAGATCGTGAAGTACTAGGAGTCGGCTCAGGGGTCAGCGGGGCGGCGAGACGCCGGCGCTACCAAAAAGCTCACCACGAAGGACACAAAGGAACTGTCCCCGGCTAGCGCGCGGCGGGGGCGTGGTCGAGGACCTCGCGCACCTTGGTGGCGAGCGAGGTCGAGGTGAAGGGCTTCTGCAGGAAGTGGGTGCCGGATTCCACCACGCCGTGGTGGACGACCGTGTCGGTGGTGTAGCCCGACATGTAGAGCACGCGGATGCCGGGGCGCCGCTGGCTGACGCGCCGGGCCAGTTCCTTGCCGCTCATCCCGGGCATGACCACGTCGGTGAGCAGCAGGTCGATGGCTCCGGCGTGGCGGCCGAGCACGCCCTCGACCTCGCCCGCGCTGTCCACGGTGAGCACGTGGTAGCCCAGCGAGGAGAGCAAAGAACGGGCCAGGTCGCGGAGCTGCCAGTCGTCCTCCACCAGCAGGATGGTCTCGGTCCCGGACTTCTGGGGAGCGGGAGCGGCGGCTTCCAGGGCCTCGGCGCCCCGTTCCACCCGCGGCAGGTAGACCCTGAAGGTGGTGCCGTGGCCGGGCTCGCTGTACACCCAGATGTAGCCATTGCACTGCTTGACGATGCCGTAGACGGTGGCCAGGCCCAGGCCGGTTCCCTTGCCCGTCTCCTTGGTGGTGAAAAAGGGCTCGAAGATGCGGGCCTGGGTCTCGGGATCCATGCCGGCGCCAGTGTCGCTGACCGCGAGCATGACGTAGGGGCCGGGGGTGATGGGGGCGGCGTGCTCGCGGACGTAGTCCTCGTCCAGCATCGCGTTGGCGGTCTCCAGGGCGAGCTTGCCGCCGCGAGGCATGGCGTCGCGGGCGTTGACCACCAGGTTGAGGATGACCTGCTCCACCTGGCCGGGATCGGCCTTGACCGAGCCCAGGTCGGAGCCCGGCCGCATGACGATCTCGATGTCCTCGCCGATGAGCCGGAGCAGGAGCTTGTCCAGGCGGGAGAGGACGGCGTTCAGGTCCAGGGTCTTGGGTTCCATGACCTGCTGGCGGCTGAAGGCCAGGAGCTGGCGGGTGAGAGAAGCGGCGCGCTCGGCCGCCGACTTGATCTGGTCGCACTGGGGGTAGAGGGGATCGTCGGGGCCGAGGCGGTCCAGCATCATCTCGCTGTAGCCGTTGATGACGGTGAGCAGGTTGTTGAAGTCGTGGGCGACGCCGCCGGCCAGGCGTCCCACCGCCTCCATCTTCTGCTTCTGGCGGAGCTGCAGTTCCAGTTGGCGCTGCGCGGTGACATCCTGGATGGCGGCCAGGACGCAGGGCTCACCGTTGATCTCCACCAGCTCGGCCGACATGAGGGCGGTGAAGGGGCGCCCGGCGCCGGAGCGGAAGTGGAACTCGCGGTCGCGCATGGAGCCTTGCTGCTGGAGTCCGGCGCGCAGGGCGGCGCGCTGGTCGGCGGTCAGGAAGCCCAGTTCCATGGAGGTCCGCCCCACCACCCGCTCGCGCTCCATCTCCACCATCTGCAGCCAGCGCCCGTTGACGTCGATGTAGCGGCCGTCCTCGAGGCGGCTGATGGTCATGGCCGAGGGGCTGGCGTGGAAGGCCTTGAGGAAGCGCTCTTCCAGGGCCTTGCGCTCGGTGATGTCCATGGCCACGGCGGTTACGCCGATGAGCTGGCCATCGCGGTACTTGGGGCGGCCGGAGGCTCGCAGCCAGCGCAACTGTCCGCTCTTGGAAAACACGCGCCACTCGCTCTGCCCGGTCTCGCCCGCCAGGTTGGCCCGGAAGCGCTGGAGCATGGCCTCGGCATCCTCCGGATGGGCCAGGTCGAAGATGCTTCTTCCCAGGAGTTCCTCGGGGTGGTAGCCAACCACGTTGGTGACGGCGGAACTGGCGTAGGTCACTCTCCCCTCGGTATCGGTGGCAAAGACGATCTCGGCGATGTTCTCCACCAGGTCGCGGTACTTGGATTCGGAGACGCGCAGGGCTTCGGCGGCGCGCTGCTGGCGGCGCTGGGTGATGACGATGCGGGCGGCGGAACAGGCGAAGGAGGCCACCACCACGGTCCAGGCCAGAGGAAGCTGCGCGCCGCCCAGGCGCGACGCCATGAGCAGCACCAGGAAGGGGAAGATCAGAGGAGCCAACTGCGCCCAGGCCTCCCACCGGCTGCGGCGGGCAACCGGCGGCGGCGCCGCCTCGTCCTCTTCCCGCCAGGTGGAAGCCAGCCAGACCATCAGCACCAGGGCGGCGGCGACCAGCAGGTCGAGCGGGCTTTCCTCTCCCAGATTGAGGTTGCGCCCGTAGAAATAGAGGACCGCGGCCGCGCCGTAGACGACGAAGAAGACGGCCAGGCGGCGAAAGAGCGAGCGCCCGGCCCCGGTCCTCGCCAGGAAGCCGCGGGCGGCGAAGGCCACGGCCAGGAAGCCGTCGCGTACCAGATGCAGCTCCAGGCCCTTCCTGGCCAGCGCCTGGGGCGAGAGTTCCTGCAGGGAGGGGATGTAGAAGAAGACCAGGTAGGCGAGGATGCCCACGATGCCGAGCTGGGCCAGGTCCAGGGCCTGGGCCCAGTTGACGCGCTCGCGGGCGGGCTCCTCGCCGAGCAGCAGCGTCATGGCCACCGGCACCGAGAAGAGGAAGAAGAAGATGACGCTGGGCCAGATGGCGGGCAAGGAGGCGTGGAAGATCTTGGTATAGGTGTCGAGCCAGGCCTCAGCGGTGGCAGCCATGAAGAAGGAGAGGCTGACCAGGGTCCAGAACTGGGCGCCGAAGCGGTGGGAGCGGCGCGCCGCCAGCAGGCAGGCCATCCCCGCCAGCAGGTTGAAGCCGACGGCGAGCAGGATGGAGAGAACCGTGGCCCCCGGGCCGTTCCACGCGGCGGCCAACGTGAGGGCGCGCACCCCCAGCAGGCCCACGGCGAGCAGGGCAAGCTTGTGGCGACGAACCAGGCTCGGGTACGTCATCACCCTCCGCTCCTCGCGGACTGGGCGTACAAAACCGGCAAAAATCGGGGAGGCGTGCGCGCTACGTTAGCTTCTGATGGCCGGGGAGTCAAGCCGGAAGCGCGCTCCCGCGCCCCTCAGGCGAACTCGCGGGCGGGGGCGGCCTGCTCGGGGCCGACGCGGCCGGCGGTGATCTCCGCGCGGAAGTAGTTCTCGCCCTTCACGGGCGCCCCGGCCAGGCGGCGCAGCAGGGCCAACTGCCCGGTGTGGGTCAGCGCATCGGCGATGGGACCCTGGAAGAGTTTCTCCGCCGGGAAGCCCAGGGGCGCAGCCGCGGCCAGGCGGGCGTCCAGGGCCTGGAGAGCGCGGAAGAAGCGCGCCACCTCCTGCTCCCAGCCCAGGGGCGGAGAGTCATGCCAGGCGTGCTTGCCGTCGGCCAGCAGCAGCGCCCAGTCGAGCAGGTCGCCGATGTGCGCCAGGATCTGGGCAGGAGTGCGGGTGGCGGAGGAGGCTTGGAAGCCGGCAAAGGAAGCGGGAGCGCCGCGCAGAGTCTTGCCGCAACGATAGGCGAGCGTGGCCAGGGTGTGACGCAGCAGGGGCAGGCCGGGATCGGAGTTCATGGCGGGAGGATTGTAACCCAGAGCATCGGGGGATCGGACCGTGGCGCGGTCCGATGGCCGGAAATGTCGCTCAGGCAGCGTGCTCCAGGTCTTCCGGGAAGGAAGCCTGGGTGAGCTCGGGGATCTCGGCGGAGGGTTCCGCCGCCGCCAGCATGCGGGAGGCGGCCTCGGCGATCCGCTCGGCTTCGTGCTGCTGCCGTTCGAAGCGCTGTTGCAGCTCCCCCACCTCGGTCTCCGCCGGCCGCGGCTCCGCCTGGAAGTCGGGGCCGGCGGCGGGCGCCGCGTCCTCCGGCGAAGCGGACCGGGCCCTCTCCACCAGCACCAGAGCCGGCGGCGGGGCAGGCTCGGCTTCGGCGGGGCCCACGTTGAAGCCGGCGAGCTGGGTGAAGAGATTCTCCACCGCGTCCAGCAGGCCTTCCAGTTCGGAGGGTGGGAGGTTGGGCTCGGTGACGCGGATGTCGTGGCAGAGGGTGCGGCAGATCTCGGTGGCCAGCCGGATGCGCTCGCGATTGAGATAGCTGTGCACGGTGAAGGGATCGTCCTGCTGGGCGTGCAACTCGATCCAGCGCTGCATGGCCCAGGCGGTGTTGCGGGCATGGCCCAGGGCCTCGCGGAACTGGCGCAGCACGCGCGCGTCCACCTCCACCGACTTCAGCACCTCCTCCAGCTCGCGCAGTTGGTTGCAGGTGGTCTGCAGGCGCCCGGCCACCTGGGCGCTGTCGGGCTTGGAGGAGGGAGGAGCGGCAGCGCGCATCTCTCCCTTGAGCAGGCGCTGGAGGAGGAAGCGCAGGCGCACGCCGTCGGCCTGGTTGACGGGTTCGGTGAGTTCCACCCCCATGCCCACGCCGGGATGGCAGGTGCGGACCACGCCGCGGTAGTCCAATTCGATGTCGGCGATCTTCATGAGCAGGCGCAGCGGGCTCTGCACCCGCACCGGCTCCGGGGTCTGGACGTAGCAGCCGGTGAGGCTGAGGTCGGCGAGGTAGCCGCGCAGGCTGCCGTCGGCGAAGGGGCGGCGCACCTCGACGCCGCCGGCGACGGGAAAGCGGGCCTGGTTGCGGCGCTCGTGGCCGCGCTCGGGACGGTGCGCGGCGGGCTCGTACTCGTCCTGCTGCCCGCTCTCCTCCAGCTCCAGGCCCCAGATGTTCCTGTCCTGCTCCAGGCATTGCACGCCGATCAGGGTGTCGCCCGCGGCTTTGGGACGGCCCACCCAGGCCACGCGGAAGCGGGCCTTGCGGTGGCGGTACTGGATGCCGATGACCTCGTCGAGATTGAGTTCGCAGTGGAAGCCGGCCAGGCGGGCGCCGGTCGGGGTGATGTCGAGGGTGTGGGCGAGCTGGGTGAAGGGCTTGCCCAGGGCATTCATGCCCCAGACGCGCACGGGCAAGACCATCTTGGCGCGGGTTGCGCGGCGGCGGCCCATGAAGAGAGTCAGGACTGCCCGGGATGCAGTCCCAATGCATCCAGTATGCCGGCCTGTGTCCGTGCCGGCTGTGACTTGGCTCACACGGGACGGTGACCGGCATGGGCGCGTCATGGACCGGGAAGCGGAGAGCGGGCGTTTGCTATAATAAAATCCCCTCCGAAATGACCGCGGCGACGAGCGCGCGCGGCCGCCGGGATGGAACGTGCGGAAGTGGTGGAATTGGCAGACACACCATCTTGAGGGGGTGGCGCCGAAAGGCATGGGGGTTCAAGTCCCCCCTTCCGCACCAGAGCCACCGGGCCGGATCCCAGGAAGCGAGGTTTGGAAAGGGCGCGAGCGCGTCCCCGTCATTATGAGTCCCGCAACTTTGAGTATCGTGATGCACCTGGTCACCATCGTGCACGTCATTGTGTGCCTGTTCTTGATCATCGTGGTGCTGCTGCAGAGCGGCACCAGCGGCGACATCGCCGCCGCCTTCGGCGGCCAGGGCAGCCAGACCGCCTTCGGGCCGCGGGCGGGCGCCACCTTGCTCACCAAGGCCACCGCCTGGGTCACGGTGATCTTCATCCTGACCTCCCTGACGCTGACCATCTACGACGCGCGCAAGGCGCCGGGCGGCTCGGTGCTGGAGAAGGTGAAGCCGGCGGCCACCCAGCCGGCGCCGCAGCCGAGCCCCGCACCGGCACAGTCGCCCGCCCCGACGAAGTAGCCAGTCGCCGGTCGGCGGCAAGATGCGAAAAGCCGCTCCAGCGGGAGGGCTTTTCTTCCTGTGCGCGGCGGGTCAGCGGCCGGTCATTCCCTGCTCTGACATCAATCCCACTTTGTTCGCGCCCGCTTGGTGAACGATGTCGATGACTTGGGCCACCGGCTCGAACTCGACGTCCTTGTCGGCCATGACAAAGA contains:
- the tpiA gene encoding triose-phosphate isomerase, with the translated sequence MSRKKLIAANWKMYKTPEEARAFFKALLPLVAGHARDEMVVCPPFVCLAAAAEEARGSNVAVGAQNLFWEKEGAYTGEVSAGMLVAAGCSHVILGHSERRQYFAESDDVVNRKLKLALEAGLAPIVCVGEVLEEREAGITDDVLRRQCAVGFRGLSARKAGKMSVAYEPVWAIGTGKTATPEIAAAAHEVIRAEAAKSFGKEFAEQLRILYGGSVKPENSTALMAEAEIDGALVGGASLDAVSFAKIVKY
- the secG gene encoding preprotein translocase subunit SecG encodes the protein MSPATLSIVMHLVTIVHVIVCLFLIIVVLLQSGTSGDIAAAFGGQGSQTAFGPRAGATLLTKATAWVTVIFILTSLTLTIYDARKAPGGSVLEKVKPAATQPAPQPSPAPAQSPAPTK
- a CDS encoding PilZ domain-containing protein, translated to MGRRRATRAKMVLPVRVWGMNALGKPFTQLAHTLDITPTGARLAGFHCELNLDEVIGIQYRHRKARFRVAWVGRPKAAGDTLIGVQCLEQDRNIWGLELEESGQQDEYEPAAHRPERGHERRNQARFPVAGGVEVRRPFADGSLRGYLADLSLTGCYVQTPEPVRVQSPLRLLMKIADIELDYRGVVRTCHPGVGMGVELTEPVNQADGVRLRFLLQRLLKGEMRAAAPPSSKPDSAQVAGRLQTTCNQLRELEEVLKSVEVDARVLRQFREALGHARNTAWAMQRWIELHAQQDDPFTVHSYLNRERIRLATEICRTLCHDIRVTEPNLPPSELEGLLDAVENLFTQLAGFNVGPAEAEPAPPPALVLVERARSASPEDAAPAAGPDFQAEPRPAETEVGELQQRFERQQHEAERIAEAASRMLAAAEPSAEIPELTQASFPEDLEHAA
- a CDS encoding PAS domain S-box protein, with amino-acid sequence MTYPSLVRRHKLALLAVGLLGVRALTLAAAWNGPGATVLSILLAVGFNLLAGMACLLAARRSHRFGAQFWTLVSLSFFMAATAEAWLDTYTKIFHASLPAIWPSVIFFFLFSVPVAMTLLLGEEPARERVNWAQALDLAQLGIVGILAYLVFFYIPSLQELSPQALARKGLELHLVRDGFLAVAFAARGFLARTGAGRSLFRRLAVFFVVYGAAAVLYFYGRNLNLGEESPLDLLVAAALVLMVWLASTWREEDEAAPPPVARRSRWEAWAQLAPLIFPFLVLLMASRLGGAQLPLAWTVVVASFACSAARIVITQRRQQRAAEALRVSESKYRDLVENIAEIVFATDTEGRVTYASSAVTNVVGYHPEELLGRSIFDLAHPEDAEAMLQRFRANLAGETGQSEWRVFSKSGQLRWLRASGRPKYRDGQLIGVTAVAMDITERKALEERFLKAFHASPSAMTISRLEDGRYIDVNGRWLQMVEMERERVVGRTSMELGFLTADQRAALRAGLQQQGSMRDREFHFRSGAGRPFTALMSAELVEINGEPCVLAAIQDVTAQRQLELQLRQKQKMEAVGRLAGGVAHDFNNLLTVINGYSEMMLDRLGPDDPLYPQCDQIKSAAERAASLTRQLLAFSRQQVMEPKTLDLNAVLSRLDKLLLRLIGEDIEIVMRPGSDLGSVKADPGQVEQVILNLVVNARDAMPRGGKLALETANAMLDEDYVREHAAPITPGPYVMLAVSDTGAGMDPETQARIFEPFFTTKETGKGTGLGLATVYGIVKQCNGYIWVYSEPGHGTTFRVYLPRVERGAEALEAAAPAPQKSGTETILLVEDDWQLRDLARSLLSSLGYHVLTVDSAGEVEGVLGRHAGAIDLLLTDVVMPGMSGKELARRVSQRRPGIRVLYMSGYTTDTVVHHGVVESGTHFLQKPFTSTSLATKVREVLDHAPAAR